In Spiroplasma litorale, a single genomic region encodes these proteins:
- the trmD gene encoding tRNA (guanosine(37)-N1)-methyltransferase TrmD: MKFSIITLFPSLIKEMISESIIKRAIDKNKVNIEILNLRDFSNLNNNQVDDYQYGGGSGMVLMIEPLVNAIESCKKENSLVILTSPQGKTLNQSISTNLGKNYNHIIIVCGHYEGFDNRIMNYIDLELSIGDYVLTGGELPALVIVDSVTRLLDGVIKKESYLNDSFENNLLDHPVYTKPVTFRDKSVPEVLLSGHHANIEKYRHQEKLKSTYLKRPDLINYESLSIDDIKYLKELKNSKGEN, from the coding sequence ATGAAATTTTCAATTATAACACTATTTCCAAGTTTAATAAAAGAAATGATATCTGAGTCAATAATTAAAAGAGCTATTGATAAAAATAAAGTTAATATAGAAATTTTGAACTTAAGAGATTTTTCTAATTTGAACAATAACCAAGTTGATGACTATCAATATGGTGGTGGAAGTGGAATGGTCTTAATGATTGAACCGCTTGTTAATGCAATTGAAAGCTGTAAAAAAGAAAATAGCTTAGTAATACTAACATCACCACAAGGTAAAACTTTAAACCAATCTATATCAACTAATTTAGGAAAAAATTATAATCATATTATTATTGTTTGTGGCCACTACGAAGGTTTTGACAATAGAATAATGAACTATATAGATTTAGAATTATCGATTGGGGATTATGTATTAACTGGTGGTGAATTACCCGCATTAGTAATAGTTGATTCTGTTACAAGGTTATTAGATGGGGTAATAAAAAAAGAATCCTATTTAAATGATAGTTTTGAAAATAATTTGTTAGATCACCCAGTATATACAAAGCCAGTAACTTTCAGAGATAAATCAGTACCTGAAGTTTTGTTAAGTGGGCATCATGCAAATATAGAAAAATACAGACATCAAGAAAAATTAAAAAGTACTTATTTAAAAAGACCAGATTTAATAAATTATGAAAGTCTTTCAATAGATGATATAAAATATTTAAAAGAACTTAAAAATTCGAAAGGAGAAAATTAA
- the obgE gene encoding GTPase ObgE: protein MKFVDLAYFNIKAGKGGDGAVSFRKELYVPNGGPNGGDGGDGGDIIFIADEGKTSLLDLKLKKFYHAEDGFKGDIKNMHGKNGNDTVIKVPVGTVIYNADTNELLADFIYHNQKEIIAKGGKGGKGNARFANSRNRAPTNFEAGDLGQNINIKAELKVLADVGFVGLPNAGKSTMLRAISNSRPTIADYPFTTLNPQLGLCIDKKNRTFVVADLPGLIEGASQGKGLGFEFLRHIERCKIICHIIDMSGNYGTDDVIKNYELIRKELVTYNLDLEKRFEIIIANKIDLEEAKINVLYFKEKYKDKTIIQTSGLKKENINDLLLLIGDTLENNNLLGKDKFIELSKVNNFKLYKFEGQLKDLEIEKFSENKWVIKGEDVRKIYLKTPISTYDNLLLFNEKLKKMGVYDLLREKGAKKGDLVKIFDIELEWMD from the coding sequence ATGAAATTTGTAGATTTAGCTTATTTTAATATAAAAGCTGGAAAAGGTGGCGATGGTGCTGTCTCTTTTAGAAAAGAACTTTACGTACCAAATGGTGGTCCAAATGGTGGTGATGGTGGTGATGGTGGTGATATTATTTTTATCGCTGATGAAGGTAAAACTTCATTACTAGATTTAAAACTTAAAAAATTTTATCATGCAGAAGATGGTTTTAAAGGCGATATTAAAAATATGCACGGTAAAAATGGTAATGATACAGTTATTAAAGTTCCTGTCGGAACTGTAATATATAATGCTGATACTAATGAGTTACTTGCTGATTTTATATATCACAATCAAAAGGAAATTATTGCAAAAGGTGGAAAAGGTGGAAAAGGTAATGCAAGATTTGCAAACTCTAGAAATAGAGCGCCAACAAATTTTGAAGCTGGAGATCTAGGACAAAATATAAACATTAAAGCAGAGTTAAAGGTACTTGCAGATGTTGGTTTTGTTGGACTTCCAAATGCAGGTAAGTCAACAATGTTAAGAGCAATATCTAATTCGCGACCAACAATAGCAGATTATCCTTTTACAACTCTAAATCCACAGTTAGGACTTTGTATTGATAAAAAAAATAGAACTTTTGTTGTGGCTGATTTACCTGGACTTATTGAAGGGGCTAGTCAAGGTAAAGGTTTAGGTTTTGAATTTTTACGTCATATTGAGCGATGCAAAATTATTTGTCATATCATTGATATGTCAGGAAATTATGGAACTGATGATGTAATTAAAAATTATGAACTTATCAGAAAAGAATTGGTTACTTACAACCTTGATTTAGAAAAAAGATTTGAGATTATTATTGCAAATAAAATAGATTTAGAAGAAGCAAAAATTAATGTTTTATATTTTAAAGAAAAATACAAAGATAAAACTATCATCCAAACATCGGGATTAAAAAAAGAAAACATTAATGATTTATTGTTATTAATTGGTGATACTTTAGAAAATAATAATCTATTAGGTAAAGATAAATTCATAGAATTGAGTAAAGTTAATAACTTTAAACTTTATAAATTTGAAGGACAATTAAAAGACCTAGAAATCGAGAAGTTCTCTGAAAATAAATGAGTAATTAAAGGTGAAGATGTTAGAAAAATCTATTTAAAAACACCAATATCAACATATGATAATTTATTATTATTTAATGAAAAATTAAAAAAAATGGGAGTATATGATTTATTACGTGAAAAAGGCGCTAAAAAAGGAGATCTTGTAAAAATATTCGATATTGAATTAGAATGGATGGACTAA
- the rpsP gene encoding 30S ribosomal protein S16 codes for MVKLRLKRAGKKRAAFYRIVASDSRVKRDGEYIELVGTYNPINGEVNLQNEIALKWLKNGAQPTDTVRSILSKNGIMKELHDYKIALPKDKESAPKKESKSVKKPATAKTATKSTAAKPATAKTATKSTAAKPATAKTATKSTAAKPATAKTATSKTKKEDK; via the coding sequence ATGGTTAAATTAAGATTAAAAAGAGCTGGTAAAAAAAGAGCTGCTTTTTATAGAATAGTAGCATCTGATTCAAGAGTGAAACGTGACGGAGAATACATAGAATTAGTAGGTACATATAATCCAATAAATGGTGAAGTAAACTTACAAAATGAAATTGCATTAAAATGATTAAAAAATGGAGCTCAACCAACTGATACAGTTAGAAGCATCCTATCAAAAAATGGAATTATGAAAGAACTACATGATTACAAAATTGCACTTCCAAAAGATAAAGAAAGTGCACCTAAAAAAGAATCAAAATCTGTTAAAAAACCTGCTACTGCAAAAACAGCAACTAAATCAACTGCTGCAAAACCTGCTACTGCAAAAACAGCAACTAAATCAACTGCTGCAAAACCTGCTACTGCAAAAACAGCAACTAAATCAACTGCTGCAAAACCTGCTACTGCAAAAACAGCAACTTCAAAAACAAAAAAAGAAGATAAATAA
- a CDS encoding DUF3196 family protein, with amino-acid sequence MSNYYEEVTKKLSTLIDKNNFDDALKIINEELLAPYIPEKFEKYLLNWNNYIKEHIQQNQNKLVSWSLERVVNVMNDVSDQQSHLIAFDFLRELNARKIIEDIKKYLIKSVNIDENKTFLLMILIEQKIDMEFLVNKNKFSFSLNPAKFNVVETQTLLKSIELQLEKTIYHYNPSLYNIALSILNSYYYLKFPGFSLNNFNINDLTISIILKAFKSLDVNPDPSIINSIVHNHSNVMLILNELNDMI; translated from the coding sequence ATGTCAAATTACTATGAAGAGGTTACAAAAAAATTAAGTACTCTTATTGATAAAAATAATTTTGATGATGCATTAAAAATAATTAATGAAGAACTACTTGCTCCATATATTCCTGAAAAATTTGAAAAATACTTATTAAACTGAAACAATTATATAAAAGAACACATCCAACAAAATCAAAATAAACTAGTATCATGAAGTTTAGAAAGAGTTGTAAATGTTATGAATGATGTTAGTGATCAACAATCACATCTTATTGCATTTGACTTTTTACGTGAATTAAATGCAAGAAAAATAATTGAGGATATAAAAAAATATCTTATAAAATCAGTAAATATTGATGAAAATAAAACGTTTTTGTTAATGATTTTAATAGAACAAAAAATTGACATGGAATTTTTAGTTAATAAAAATAAATTTAGTTTTTCTTTAAATCCTGCAAAGTTCAATGTTGTTGAGACACAAACTTTATTAAAATCAATTGAGTTACAATTGGAAAAAACGATATATCATTATAATCCTTCACTATATAATATTGCTTTGAGTATTCTTAATTCTTATTATTATTTAAAGTTTCCAGGTTTTTCATTAAATAACTTTAATATTAATGACTTAACAATTTCAATTATATTAAAGGCATTTAAATCACTTGATGTAAACCCTGATCCATCAATTATTAATTCTATTGTACATAATCATTCTAATGTTATGTTAATTTTAAATGAATTAAATGATATGATTTAA
- a CDS encoding ribosome maturation factor RimM, translating into MKIMEDKLTKVGYITSSHGIKGQVKFKLVQDLDYDKNLENELFFIKDNINFKPLKIESYSIKNNTCIIKFKDVNSINEIQTLLKKEVFIENDNKLFVKLDNYLNYKLSYKNNYFEIIDVINNGVYWLVKIYFIDNVLWIPIVDEYIEEINQEKKVIFAKSIEKLRV; encoded by the coding sequence ATGAAAATTATGGAAGATAAACTAACAAAAGTAGGCTACATAACAAGTTCACATGGAATTAAAGGACAAGTTAAATTTAAGTTAGTTCAAGATTTAGATTATGATAAAAATCTTGAAAATGAATTGTTTTTTATAAAAGACAATATAAATTTTAAACCCTTAAAAATTGAGAGTTATTCTATCAAGAATAATACTTGTATAATTAAATTTAAGGATGTTAATTCAATAAATGAGATCCAAACACTATTAAAAAAAGAAGTATTTATCGAAAATGATAATAAACTTTTTGTTAAATTAGATAATTATTTAAATTATAAGTTATCATATAAAAATAATTATTTTGAAATAATTGATGTAATTAATAACGGTGTTTATTGACTTGTAAAAATATATTTTATTGATAATGTATTATGAATACCGATTGTAGATGAATACATTGAAGAAATTAATCAAGAAAAAAAAGTTATTTTTGCAAAGTCAATTGAAAAGTTGAGGGTATAA